The Thermoanaerobacter uzonensis DSM 18761 sequence AGGATCAGCATACAACTGATAGAAAATGGGCAATTTGGCATCTAAAGCCTTATAATAAAAATTGGAAGACAACTACTATAGGGGTAATAAGACCGAATTAAAGGGGGCTAAATTGATGAATAAAAAGTTAGTAACTAAAGAAAGTATACTTATAAGTTTAGTAATATTGTTGATTGCAGTTATTGCAGTTATATCTTTAATGGGCTTGCAAAGCAAAAATAAAAATGATGAGATAAATGAAATAAAAAAGTTAATTTGGAATGTTGAAGAAATGGAAGCTACTGTATGTATTTTGCCGGAAGCATACACCTCTTCACCAGATAAAGATGTTCCACCAGAAGTTGAAGATGCAATGTATAAAAGGATTGTTGAAGAAGCGAAAAAATACTATAGTGCGAAATCTGGGATTTTAGCTGATAGAATTCAGATTTTACAAAAAGGTGTCAAAGCCGAAATAAATAGTAAGAACTATAGAGATAAGAGTAGTATAATTAAAAAAATTGATTTTATTACTATAGATGTAAATGGTGATACAGCAACTGTAATAGCTGATGTAACGGAGCAAGTAACAGCTGTAGGATTAGTTCCACAAGGTATTGATATAAATAAATATAAGACCAATAATAAAAAAGAAGAAATGAAACCAGAAATGAAAGCAAAATTGGAAGAAGACATAAAGAATGCTCCCCAAAAATTGGTTACATTTACTCCACAAGGTACAATGAGATTTTACTATAATTTAGCAAAAGAAGATGGAGTATGGAAAATAACTTCAAGAAGAGGCGACTATTTACCCGGGCAAGGGCCATAGACAATGATAGACAAAAGATGATCAAACCATTTTGGAAGTGTGTTTTATGAAGATTCATAAAAATGATTGTTTGAAAATTTTAAAAGAGTTTTTTAAAGGTAAGGACAATATAGTGATAGCTTTTTTATTTGGCTCTGTTGCTAAAGGGAAAAAACAAAGGAATCAGATATTGATATTGCAGTATACATTAAATAATATGATGAAAAGTTTGTTTATACTTTATGGAACGAATTGGAAGATTTGTCTAAAAGAGATGTTGACCTTGTTGTTTTGTATATAGCGAATGCTACCGTTGTATGGGAAGCATTGAGAGGGAAGAAATTATAATCAATGATCAGAATTTTTTATATAAACTACATGCTTGAAGTCTCTATGGAAGCTGAGAATTTTAGAGAAATAGTTTTTGATATATATAAACTCAGGTAAGAGAAAAGGGAAAAAGGCTGTTAATTCATATATAGAGGTTAATTAGAGATTTAAGCCGCTATAAAAATTTGAGCGGTTTTTTTATTTTATTTTTTTGAAAAGCTTTAAGAAATCTTGACATACTATTATGAGAAGAGTACAATATATTTTGTATCAGAAATATTTGAATACAAAATATTCGCATGCGAAATAATTTAAAATGCGGTGGTGAAAATGGAAGAGATAAACAGTGGATTGAAAATACTTAAGCTTTTAAAACAAATAATGAATATTATAAAGCATTCTATGAAATACGAGTGTAAAGATTTTGACATTACAGGACCACAAGGAATGCTTATGGGTATTTTAGCCCGTTATGGTGAAATGAAAGTAAGTGACTTAAGTCAGAGATTAGGGCTTTCCAATAGCACTGTTTCTGGCATTATTGACAGATTAGAAAAGCAAGGTTTGGTAGAGAGGACGAGAAGCACTGAAGATAGAAGAGTTGTTTATGTCAGTGTGACTCCTAAGTTTAAAGATACTTTTCAAAAACATTTCAAAGAAGCTGAAGAGAAGTTTGAAAAATTAATAGAAAGAGCAAGCCCACAAGACCTTAATAAAATAATTGAAGGATTAGAAGCACTTAAGGAAATATTGGAAAAACAAGATAATTAACACTGGGAATCTAAGTAAAAATAAATAAAAGAATTAAATTAAATAGATAGAGCCAAAAAATAAAAATTTAAAAAGAAGTAACTATTACAGAAGAAATCAAGGCAAATTTTTAGGAGGAGAAGGTGTTGGTATGGTAAAACTGGCGAAATATTTAAAACCCTATATTCTGTTGCTTTTTTTAGCAGTGTTTTTCATATTTGTTCAAGCAATGAGTGATTTGTCATTGCCTGACTATATGTCAAAAATAGTTAATAATGGAATACAACAAGGTGGCATAGTAAATGCAGTGCCTGAGGCTATAAGAAAAAGGGAAATGGATAAACTTTTACTATTTGTTACACCTGAAGAAAGGGAAGAGATTTTAAAGGGTTATACATTAGTAGACAAATCCAGTACTGATTATGATAAATATGTAAAGAAATATCCTATTCTTTCAAAAGAGCCTGTATATGTCCTTAAAAGCGTAGATAAATCGGAAATTGACAAAATAAATTTACCTCTGGGAAAAGCCTTTTTAGCTGTTACAGGTGTAGAAAAAGCTAAAGCCAGTGCAAAAAACGGAAGTATAGAATTTAATGGGAAGAAAATACCGGCAAATGTAGACCTCTTTGCTATGATGTCTCAACTGCCAGAAGAGCAGCTTATTCAAATAAGAGATGAAATGAATAAAAAATTTGCTTCTTTAGGAGATAACATGATTATACAGGCTGCTACAATGGCTGTAAAAAATGAGTATAAGGCAATTGGAATTAATACTGACAGGATTCAAACTAGGTACATTCTTCATACTGGCCTTATAATGCTATTGATAACAGGACTTAGTGCCTTAAGCACTATTATGGTAGCATTTTTTGGCTCAAGAATAGCAGCCGGAGTAGCGAGAGATTTGAGAAAAGATTTATTTACACAAGTAGAGAACTTCTCTAATGCTGAATTTGACAAATTTTCTACGGCTTCTTTGATAACAAGAACTACAAACGATATTACACAAATACAGATGCTTCTTGTAATTATGATAAGAATGGTTTTCTATGCTCCTATAATGGGTATAGGTGGAGTATTTAGAGCACTTAGTAAAAGTGTTTCAATGTCTTGGATTATAGCTTTAGCAGTAATAGTACTTTTAGGCATAATATCAATATTGTACTCTATTGCGATGCCCAAGTTTATGCTAATGCAAAAATTGATTGATAGATTGAACTTAGTTACTCGTGAAAATTTGTCAGGAATAATGGTGGTAAGAGCTTTTAATAATCAAAAATTTGAAGAAGAACGCTTTGACAAAGCCAATCAAGATATTACAAAAGTAGGACTTTTTGTAAATCGAGCAATGGCAGTTATGTTTCCATCTATGATGCTTGTAATGAATGGTATTACTCTTTTGATAGTATGGGTAGGAGCTCACCAAATCCAAAATTCCAGCATGCAAGTTGGAGACATGATGGCATTTATGCAATACGCTATACAGATTATCTTTGCATTTTTGATGTTCTCAATGCTGTTTATAATGATACCAAGAGCATCAGTATCGGCAGAGCGTATTGCTGAGGTTTTGGCTACAGAGCCTTCTATAAAAGACCCAGAAAATCCAAAACAATTTAATGAAAATATGGCTGGAACTGTAGAATTTAGGAATGTATCTTTTAAATATCCAGGTGCTGAAGAATACGCTTTAAAGGATATAAACTTCAAGGTTTTGCCAGGTCAGACAGTAGGCATAATAGGAAGAACAGGTTCTGGAAAGAGTACCTTAGTGAATTTGATCTTGAGATTTTACGATGTGACAGAAGGACAGGTTTTGGTTGATGGTGTAGATGTAAGAGAAGTAAGGCAGGAAGATTTACGTAGAAGAATAGGATATGTACCTCAAAAAAGTTGGCTTTTCAGCGGTACAATTAAATCAAATTTAAAATATGGGAATGATCAGGCTACAGACGAAGAAGTAAAAGAAGCGGCAGAAATTGCACAGGCAATAGAATTTATAAATGAAAAGACCAAGAAATTTGATTCTGAGATTGCACAAGGAGGAACCAATGTATCAGGAGGACAAAAACAGAGGCTTTCTATTGCCCGTGCTCTTGTTAAAAAACCTGAAATATACATTTTTGATGAAAGTTTTTCAGCTCTTGACTTTAAAACAGAGTCAATTTTAAGGAAAGCCTTAAGAGAAAGGTTAAAATCAAGCACTGTTATAATGGTGTCACAAAGGGTGTCAACACTTTTAAATGTAGACCAAATAATAGTGCTTGAAGAAGGTAAAATTGTAGGCATAGGAAAACACAAAGATCTACTTGCAAACTGTCAAACTTACAGAGAAATAGCTTTATCACAGCTGTCGGAGGAGGAATTGGCATGAGTGAAAATAGAAGAATAGACCCCAAACAGATTCCCAGACTTCGCCGGCCAGGAATGGGAGGCGGTCCCCATGGCATGGTTCGCGGTGGAGAAAAAGCGCGAGATTTTAAAGGCACAATGAA is a genomic window containing:
- a CDS encoding nucleotidyltransferase domain-containing protein, with amino-acid sequence MKIHKNDCLKILKEFFKGKDNIVIAFLFGSVAKGKKQRNQILILQYTLNNMMKSLFILYGTNWKICLKEMLTLLFCI
- a CDS encoding MarR family winged helix-turn-helix transcriptional regulator; this translates as MEEINSGLKILKLLKQIMNIIKHSMKYECKDFDITGPQGMLMGILARYGEMKVSDLSQRLGLSNSTVSGIIDRLEKQGLVERTRSTEDRRVVYVSVTPKFKDTFQKHFKEAEEKFEKLIERASPQDLNKIIEGLEALKEILEKQDN
- a CDS encoding ABC transporter ATP-binding protein, translating into MVKLAKYLKPYILLLFLAVFFIFVQAMSDLSLPDYMSKIVNNGIQQGGIVNAVPEAIRKREMDKLLLFVTPEEREEILKGYTLVDKSSTDYDKYVKKYPILSKEPVYVLKSVDKSEIDKINLPLGKAFLAVTGVEKAKASAKNGSIEFNGKKIPANVDLFAMMSQLPEEQLIQIRDEMNKKFASLGDNMIIQAATMAVKNEYKAIGINTDRIQTRYILHTGLIMLLITGLSALSTIMVAFFGSRIAAGVARDLRKDLFTQVENFSNAEFDKFSTASLITRTTNDITQIQMLLVIMIRMVFYAPIMGIGGVFRALSKSVSMSWIIALAVIVLLGIISILYSIAMPKFMLMQKLIDRLNLVTRENLSGIMVVRAFNNQKFEEERFDKANQDITKVGLFVNRAMAVMFPSMMLVMNGITLLIVWVGAHQIQNSSMQVGDMMAFMQYAIQIIFAFLMFSMLFIMIPRASVSAERIAEVLATEPSIKDPENPKQFNENMAGTVEFRNVSFKYPGAEEYALKDINFKVLPGQTVGIIGRTGSGKSTLVNLILRFYDVTEGQVLVDGVDVREVRQEDLRRRIGYVPQKSWLFSGTIKSNLKYGNDQATDEEVKEAAEIAQAIEFINEKTKKFDSEIAQGGTNVSGGQKQRLSIARALVKKPEIYIFDESFSALDFKTESILRKALRERLKSSTVIMVSQRVSTLLNVDQIIVLEEGKIVGIGKHKDLLANCQTYREIALSQLSEEELA